The DNA region AGGGAGTGACGTGAGCGAAGACACCGGGCGCATCCGCCGGGCGCTGGACCCCCGCGCGCGGCGGATCGTCTTCGGCGGCGACGCCGACGGGGCGATCCGCGACGAGCTCCCGTCGTACGTCCGCATCGACCGCGCGCACCTGGTCATGCTGGTGGAGCGCGGAATCCTTCCCATGGAGCGCGGGCGGCGGCTGCTGGCGGCGATGGACCGGCTGGTGGCGGAGGGCTACGCGCCGCTGAAGGGGCGCGCGGCGCCGCGCGGGCTGTACCTGCTGTACGAAAGCTGGCTGGTGGAGACGCTGGGCGAAGAAACCGGCGGCGCCGTGCACCTGGCCCGTTCGCGGAACGACATCAACGCCACCGTCCTGCGGATGCGGCTGCGCGAGCCGTACGGCCGGCTCGCCGGCGAGGTGCTTCGCCTGCTGGCCGTGCTGGTGCGCCGCGCCGAGCGCCACGCGGGCACCACCATGCCCATCTACACCCACTACCAGGCGGCGCTCCCGGTGACTTTCGGACACTACCTGGCGGGCGTGGCGCTGGCGCTCCTGCGCGACCTGCACGGGCTGGAGGCGGCGGCCGCGGACCTGGACCGCTGCCCGCTGGGCGCCGGCGCGGCGGGGGGAACCACGGTCCCGATAGACGCGGAGCGGACCGCGGCGCTGCTGGGCTTCGGCGAGGGGGTGCTGCACTCCGTCGACGCGGTGGCCTCGCGAGACCTGGTCCTGCGCCTCCTTTCCGCCGCGTCCGTCCTGGGCGTAACGCTCAGCCGCCTGGCGACCGAC from Longimicrobium sp. includes:
- a CDS encoding lyase family protein encodes the protein MSEDTGRIRRALDPRARRIVFGGDADGAIRDELPSYVRIDRAHLVMLVERGILPMERGRRLLAAMDRLVAEGYAPLKGRAAPRGLYLLYESWLVETLGEETGGAVHLARSRNDINATVLRMRLREPYGRLAGEVLRLLAVLVRRAERHAGTTMPIYTHYQAALPVTFGHYLAGVALALLRDLHGLEAAAADLDRCPLGAGAAGGTTVPIDAERTAALLGFGEGVLHSVDAVASRDLVLRLLSAASVLGVTLSRLATDLQLWSTAEFGLVAFPDTLVGSSSMMPQKRNAFLLEHVQGRAGAPLGAFTAAAVAMHATPFSNSVAVGTEGVRPLWGALEGVTEAVVLSRLVVAGAEPRPERMR